In Paenibacillus sp. BIC5C1, a genomic segment contains:
- the pepF gene encoding oligoendopeptidase F: MSQLLKRSEVPTEQTWKLEDLFADQKAWDQEYEEVSSLTKKASEFQGKLNKPETLKSCFELEDEISLKTERLFVYARMHQDEDTANPTYQNLSQKAQKLSVQVGEALSYVTPEILSLPDDQLDALISNEKLSAYKFTLEEMKREKAHVLSQAEEALLAQVGNLSQAPQTIFSMLNNADLKFPKIKDEHGNEVELTHGSYIQFLENPNREVRERAFKAVYETYGKQKNTIAAALNANVTKNMFYADVRKYPSVMEMSLYGDNIPKDVYTNLVDTIHESLPLLHRYMDLRKKLLGVDKLHMYDLFAPLVDEYKMDITYEEAKQTVKDGLKPLGKDYADALQAGYDDRWIDVYENENKRSGAYSWGAYGTHPYVLLNHKDNLNSMFTLAHEMGHALHSHYSDTTLPYRDAQYSIFLAEVASTTNEALLMDYLLNKSTDPKEKLYLLTYYADQFRTTVFRQTMFAEFEKIIHERAEQGEALTPQLLSEIYYDLNVKYHGDSMVVDKDIEMEWARIPHFYNSFYVYKYATGFSAATSFSKQILEEGQPAVDRYLGFLKSGGSDYSINILKKAGVDMSTPEPIREAMSVFKELIEQMEQLTK, translated from the coding sequence ATGAGTCAACTATTGAAACGTTCCGAGGTACCTACTGAACAAACCTGGAAACTGGAAGATCTATTCGCCGATCAGAAAGCTTGGGATCAGGAATATGAAGAAGTATCGTCTTTGACTAAGAAAGCCTCCGAATTCCAAGGCAAACTGAACAAACCTGAGACACTCAAAAGCTGTTTTGAACTCGAAGATGAGATCAGTCTCAAAACCGAACGCCTCTTTGTGTATGCACGGATGCATCAAGATGAAGACACAGCTAATCCTACATATCAAAACCTGTCCCAAAAAGCACAAAAGTTAAGCGTGCAGGTTGGTGAAGCACTATCTTATGTTACACCCGAAATCTTGTCCCTTCCGGATGATCAGTTGGATGCCCTCATCTCCAACGAGAAACTCTCTGCCTATAAGTTCACATTGGAAGAGATGAAACGCGAAAAGGCTCATGTACTGAGCCAAGCCGAGGAAGCATTGCTCGCACAGGTGGGCAACCTGTCCCAGGCACCACAGACCATCTTTAGCATGTTGAACAACGCCGATCTCAAGTTCCCGAAAATTAAGGATGAGCATGGAAACGAAGTGGAACTGACTCATGGCAGCTATATTCAGTTCTTGGAAAATCCGAATCGGGAAGTTCGCGAACGTGCCTTCAAAGCGGTGTATGAAACCTATGGCAAGCAAAAGAACACCATTGCTGCAGCTCTGAACGCTAACGTAACTAAAAACATGTTTTATGCCGATGTTCGGAAATACCCTTCCGTCATGGAGATGTCCCTTTATGGCGACAACATTCCGAAGGATGTCTATACCAATCTTGTGGATACGATTCATGAGAGCCTTCCGCTCTTACACCGTTATATGGACCTGCGCAAAAAATTGCTCGGCGTAGATAAGTTGCATATGTATGACCTTTTCGCTCCACTGGTGGATGAATACAAAATGGACATTACCTACGAGGAAGCAAAACAAACGGTTAAAGATGGCTTGAAGCCGCTTGGCAAGGATTATGCAGACGCATTGCAGGCCGGTTACGATGATCGCTGGATTGATGTATACGAAAATGAGAATAAACGTTCAGGCGCATACAGCTGGGGAGCATACGGCACACACCCTTACGTCTTGTTGAATCACAAAGATAACCTGAATAGCATGTTTACACTGGCACATGAAATGGGCCACGCACTGCATTCCCACTATTCAGACACTACACTTCCGTATCGTGATGCACAGTACAGCATTTTCCTGGCTGAGGTTGCATCTACAACGAATGAAGCCTTGTTGATGGATTATCTGCTCAATAAATCGACAGATCCGAAGGAAAAGCTATACTTGCTGACGTATTATGCAGATCAGTTCCGTACCACGGTCTTCCGTCAAACGATGTTTGCAGAATTCGAAAAAATCATTCACGAGCGTGCTGAACAGGGTGAAGCTCTCACACCTCAGCTACTTTCCGAGATTTATTATGACCTTAATGTCAAATACCATGGAGACAGTATGGTTGTGGACAAAGATATTGAAATGGAATGGGCGCGTATTCCCCACTTCTATAACAGCTTCTACGTGTACAAATATGCGACCGGCTTCTCAGCAGCGACCAGTTTTTCCAAGCAAATTCTGGAAGAAGGGCAACCTGCCGTGGACCGGTATCTTGGATTCCTTAAGAGCGGTGGCAGTGACTATTCCATCAACATCCTGAAAAAAGCAGGAGTGGATATGTCTACGCCAGAGCCGATTCGCGAAGCTATGAGTGTGTTCAAGGAACTGATTGAGCAAATGGAACAACTAACGAAATAA
- a CDS encoding cold shock domain-containing protein, whose product MKGTVKWFNAEKGYGFISVEGGEDVFVHFSAIQGDGFKTLEEGQAVEFEITDGNRGPQAANVNKL is encoded by the coding sequence TTGAAAGGTACAGTTAAATGGTTTAACGCAGAAAAAGGCTATGGCTTTATTTCAGTTGAAGGCGGCGAGGACGTATTCGTACATTTCTCCGCAATCCAAGGCGACGGCTTTAAAACATTGGAAGAAGGTCAAGCGGTAGAATTCGAAATCACTGATGGAAACCGTGGTCCTCAAGCAGCTAACGTAAACAAATTGTAA
- a CDS encoding LapA family protein — protein sequence MKMQWALIAGLVFALLTGIFAVINVDSVQVNLLFNTVQIPLILLILGCTLIGGIIVGSYGIFRQYRLQRENKQLKLRVSELESSAASSSTSSLDSFKSMDTFGTIDSDNASAESDSIQSQRKGNPSGTL from the coding sequence ATGAAAATGCAATGGGCACTCATCGCAGGTCTCGTTTTTGCATTACTTACCGGAATTTTTGCGGTCATTAATGTGGATTCCGTACAAGTCAACCTGCTATTTAACACGGTTCAAATCCCGCTGATTCTGCTCATTCTTGGCTGCACCCTAATCGGTGGAATCATTGTAGGGTCTTATGGCATCTTCCGCCAATATCGACTGCAACGCGAGAACAAACAATTGAAGCTGCGTGTATCCGAGTTGGAAAGCTCCGCAGCAAGCAGCTCTACCTCTTCTCTGGATTCGTTTAAATCGATGGATACATTCGGAACGATCGATTCGGACAACGCTTCTGCTGAGTCCGATTCCATTCAGAGTCAACGAAAAGGAAATCCTTCGGGTACGCTGTAA
- a CDS encoding MFS transporter: MKSSHTARPDQNWLRALMFTIFGSTVLVVSYFQLYFSHLGFSRAEIGYLYGIGPLVSVFSNMFWSMASDRYKTVRKVMIILLAGQLITGVMLANATTFGQVFVLVTLFYFFYYPVYPLSDTMAITTASKYGRNFTSIRVFGSIGYAFFALSIGYFLGSFGPGWTMWVCIALAATTLLIGFRLKDQPSGNSTKMDLSGLWSILKRRDVLTFFGCVFLLALGHRMNEAFLTITLKDLGASEGLIGWSLLISSVSEIPVFLLLSRYGNRYKELPLLTIAALMYTIRLFLMSISDTPAAVVAIQTMHSVTFGIFYVTAVRYITRLVPDGYRATGMALFTIVWSSASGLLSGTLGGLLLEHTNRNTFYLTAMAFSLAALVGFCMKLWSSMTSRA; encoded by the coding sequence ATGAAATCAAGTCATACCGCCCGGCCAGATCAAAACTGGCTGCGGGCACTCATGTTCACCATCTTCGGTTCCACCGTTCTGGTGGTATCGTATTTCCAGCTTTATTTCAGTCATCTGGGATTCAGTCGGGCTGAAATCGGTTACCTCTACGGAATTGGTCCTCTCGTCTCCGTATTCTCCAATATGTTCTGGAGTATGGCGAGTGACCGATACAAAACCGTGCGCAAAGTGATGATCATCCTGCTTGCCGGGCAACTGATCACTGGTGTCATGCTTGCCAATGCCACAACCTTTGGTCAGGTGTTTGTACTGGTGACCCTGTTTTACTTTTTCTACTACCCGGTTTATCCACTTTCGGATACGATGGCGATTACAACCGCAAGCAAGTATGGACGAAATTTCACTTCCATTCGTGTATTTGGCTCGATTGGATATGCGTTCTTTGCGTTAAGCATTGGATATTTTCTCGGATCTTTCGGACCGGGATGGACGATGTGGGTATGTATCGCACTGGCGGCGACTACTCTCCTGATCGGTTTTCGATTAAAAGATCAGCCTTCGGGCAACAGCACTAAAATGGATCTTTCGGGACTATGGTCCATCTTGAAAAGAAGGGATGTTCTCACCTTTTTCGGCTGCGTTTTCCTGCTCGCTCTGGGTCACCGGATGAATGAAGCTTTTCTCACCATTACGCTGAAAGACCTAGGTGCCAGTGAAGGACTGATCGGGTGGTCCCTGTTAATCTCTTCGGTCAGTGAGATTCCAGTGTTTTTGCTGCTAAGCAGATACGGCAATCGCTACAAAGAACTTCCTTTGCTGACGATCGCTGCGCTGATGTATACGATTCGCTTATTTCTGATGTCCATCTCGGATACACCCGCAGCGGTCGTTGCCATTCAGACGATGCACAGCGTGACCTTTGGCATCTTCTACGTGACTGCAGTCCGTTATATTACCCGCCTTGTCCCGGATGGTTATCGTGCCACTGGTATGGCCCTGTTCACTATTGTGTGGTCCAGCGCTTCCGGTCTGCTCAGCGGAACGCTGGGAGGATTGCTGCTGGAGCACACCAACAGAAACACCTTCTATCTCACTGCGATGGCGTTTTCCCTGGCCGCACTTGTTGGATTTTGCATGAAACTTTGGTCAAGCATGACTAGCCGCGCATAA
- a CDS encoding oligosaccharide flippase family protein, whose product MNIPPGLKQTGIRIGAVSLVKVIGLTGRIILTRMAGPEGIGLFQIAYSYFGFILMLITGGIPTSLGMYTARQPANGWFWFKRLSIMLSLIGAILSLLTLAYSSTISTWLGNPVLEPFLRSLSLAILVVPLLSLLRGYMQGLEYYGAIAVSEVMEQAVRIGLMLGITWLWLSEGVMYAVGRSLIGTAMGGIVAFVMLLLFLRHTGQKNEIDCVPIERSDGSWFIKSSIVISLTRLLIPFSDMLDAVIIPSRLQTAGYTSTQATAMYGLLMGMAMLVVYMPTIVTAAISHTLTMKLALSWKELRYNYFAKKSRLTMEIVWIWGLTSSSFLWIFNRDLAQLMFHSTQVAELIRWLSIIPLLVGLREISTSILWAQDNKRVSLIGTAIGITAASLSHYFLIPLDEFHLKGAVAGVILMELIIMSGNLIGLKDTLKDIRIGTLAIHVLVVLIISALATRPAFPVNWGDYAILPNILLFFVLNGSYMMIHYRLKS is encoded by the coding sequence ATGAACATCCCTCCCGGTCTCAAGCAGACGGGTATTCGTATCGGTGCTGTCTCTCTGGTCAAAGTGATAGGTCTGACCGGACGTATCATCCTTACCCGCATGGCGGGGCCTGAAGGTATAGGATTATTTCAGATCGCCTATTCCTATTTTGGCTTCATACTTATGCTAATAACAGGAGGGATTCCTACCTCCCTGGGTATGTACACCGCCAGACAGCCAGCAAATGGCTGGTTCTGGTTCAAGCGATTGTCAATCATGCTCTCGCTTATTGGTGCAATCCTCAGTTTACTTACCCTCGCCTATTCCTCAACCATTTCCACATGGTTAGGTAATCCAGTTCTGGAGCCGTTTTTGCGCTCATTGTCCCTTGCTATACTCGTCGTACCTCTTCTAAGCCTGCTGCGGGGGTATATGCAAGGTCTTGAATATTACGGCGCCATTGCTGTCTCCGAGGTAATGGAGCAAGCGGTTCGGATCGGTCTGATGCTAGGTATCACATGGCTGTGGCTTTCTGAAGGTGTAATGTATGCAGTGGGGAGAAGTTTGATTGGAACAGCAATGGGCGGGATTGTCGCTTTTGTTATGCTGCTTCTTTTCTTGCGCCATACCGGTCAAAAGAATGAAATAGATTGTGTTCCCATAGAGAGATCGGACGGCTCTTGGTTTATTAAGAGCTCCATAGTCATTTCCCTCACACGGCTACTGATTCCGTTCTCCGATATGCTTGATGCGGTCATTATCCCTTCTCGATTGCAAACCGCTGGCTATACCTCCACACAAGCCACTGCAATGTACGGTCTTCTTATGGGTATGGCCATGCTGGTAGTGTATATGCCTACCATCGTAACCGCGGCCATATCACATACCCTGACCATGAAGCTGGCTCTCTCCTGGAAGGAGCTTCGTTATAATTATTTTGCCAAGAAAAGCCGACTAACCATGGAAATAGTGTGGATTTGGGGACTGACCTCCAGCTCCTTTTTATGGATTTTCAACCGCGACCTAGCACAGCTCATGTTCCATTCTACACAAGTCGCAGAGCTGATTCGCTGGTTAAGCATCATCCCTCTGCTTGTCGGACTTCGGGAAATTTCCACTAGTATATTATGGGCACAGGATAACAAAAGAGTCAGTCTGATCGGAACGGCAATCGGCATTACTGCGGCTTCCCTCTCCCACTACTTCCTGATTCCTCTCGACGAATTTCACCTTAAAGGTGCAGTGGCGGGTGTCATACTAATGGAACTTATTATCATGTCTGGAAATTTGATTGGATTAAAAGATACGCTAAAAGACATCCGGATTGGTACTTTGGCTATTCATGTCTTAGTTGTGTTGATAATTTCAGCGTTAGCAACAAGACCCGCCTTTCCTGTAAACTGGGGAGACTACGCGATTCTTCCAAACATTTTGCTGTTTTTTGTGTTAAATGGCAGCTATATGATGATCCACTATCGTCTGAAAAGCTAA
- a CDS encoding multi antimicrobial extrusion protein MatE produces the protein MTSSEPLSWRRLFAFFVPLGISASLVTISHVIINSTLARSAHPETVIASYAIAGSLLTLTERPSTLLRQTCSALVRDRLSFQALTFVTKIFLACVLLIGFLIVYSPIGTGVFKYLFGVSPDLLSKVIDVYEILMYVSIFSVIRNIYQGIIITNNRTKWLTIGMLFRLAGMYGLSLYFIYTDSIDSGRVGAIIFAAGMMIEALVSFLEGNSIKRKMPAKLEDHPVENKADVFRFYKPLLLSSFVALFIGPVINIVLGKTTGIALAISSFAVASSLMQLMLSFFTYIHQIVLNFYLVDAKLVKKFALVTGFVPFAMTVSIAYTPLGPWVLENVMSVQGNLLQQSLWTLRAFVLFPLISPFLDFSNGLILLRGQTKTMFRSQTANAICTVIVLLILVSIFPAWNGMIGAVAQSLGLLAELVIVWLVIRRTQKEPSMSVHSSGKSSSLKG, from the coding sequence ATGACGTCTAGTGAACCGCTCTCGTGGAGACGGTTATTTGCTTTTTTTGTGCCGCTCGGCATTTCCGCTTCTCTTGTTACCATTTCTCATGTAATCATTAACAGTACACTCGCACGTTCCGCTCATCCCGAGACGGTCATTGCCAGCTACGCGATCGCTGGTAGCCTGCTAACCCTCACCGAGCGCCCTTCAACCCTACTGCGTCAAACCTGTTCGGCGCTGGTTCGGGACCGCCTTTCCTTTCAGGCCCTCACGTTTGTGACCAAAATCTTTCTCGCTTGTGTACTTCTGATCGGATTTCTCATCGTATATTCTCCCATTGGTACAGGTGTATTCAAATATCTGTTTGGCGTAAGCCCGGATCTGTTATCCAAAGTAATCGACGTCTACGAGATTCTCATGTATGTCAGCATCTTTTCGGTCATCCGCAATATCTATCAGGGCATCATTATTACGAATAACCGTACGAAATGGCTGACAATCGGCATGTTATTTCGCCTTGCTGGCATGTATGGCCTATCCTTGTATTTCATATATACTGACAGCATTGACAGCGGACGTGTAGGCGCTATCATTTTTGCCGCAGGTATGATGATTGAGGCTTTGGTCAGTTTTCTTGAAGGTAACAGCATCAAACGCAAGATGCCAGCCAAGCTGGAAGATCATCCTGTTGAAAACAAGGCAGACGTCTTTCGCTTTTACAAACCGCTGTTATTATCCAGTTTTGTGGCCCTGTTTATCGGACCCGTCATTAATATCGTACTTGGCAAAACGACCGGGATTGCTCTGGCCATCTCTTCCTTTGCCGTTGCAAGTAGTCTGATGCAGCTGATGCTAAGCTTTTTTACATACATCCACCAAATCGTGCTGAATTTCTATCTTGTTGATGCCAAACTGGTGAAGAAGTTCGCACTGGTCACCGGATTTGTTCCTTTTGCCATGACCGTATCGATTGCCTACACCCCACTTGGACCGTGGGTATTGGAAAATGTAATGAGCGTTCAGGGCAATCTGCTACAGCAAAGTTTGTGGACACTGCGTGCGTTTGTACTCTTTCCGCTGATTTCACCTTTTCTCGACTTCAGCAATGGTTTGATTCTTCTTCGCGGACAGACCAAAACGATGTTTCGCTCCCAGACGGCCAATGCCATATGTACGGTGATTGTTCTGCTCATACTGGTCAGCATATTCCCTGCGTGGAACGGCATGATCGGTGCAGTGGCTCAATCCCTCGGCCTGCTTGCCGAGCTTGTCATTGTCTGGCTTGTCATCCGGCGTACGCAGAAGGAACCTAGCATGTCTGTACACTCATCGGGGAAATCATCTTCCCTCAAGGGATAA